The Leucobacter viscericola genome includes a window with the following:
- a CDS encoding helix-turn-helix transcriptional regulator, giving the protein MFIFEEASERAFAAIRAGQHVRVVGRRLSGRSSVLRELVSALESSGIPVIAASGGTIANGQVGYTIDQVAASLNLELDARNAFATVDSLSQALSPGTVIALDNVHNMDALSLQVLSAVRERIGLRFATTELPGKSRIADLPPVWPETLIWVPDLDLTSSALLAHHTLDGPVDTRLLSLVYSKSGGNTGLIVALLESARDTGLLELRNEVWVSRTGHLWNANLTSLLDGLLYDLSEEELGLVTWLAKEGPVPVSVVLQEHTEKTLHRLFEQRFVARVGDEESGLIQVWPLILSARFQQADTFSVPRPLSHGEVFAGLTAHRTHAFSLPLEGGDLAYIARGFASHEETTIQQSFLTWQANPTTENALNYLNVALGFDEERLNILSVFDASLKDSAISDRNDAVLYYRYVQWLLLVEHDRDQARALVEALFVRSPQWGPVISDIFNFLQALHGAPARAASPKQIGDSDDVLRHDARLGTALIHGDVSAIREGLEAVKGRLSLNYVRSYIEPALLFLDGSVRTSIDTAIAHRKEALARFDRVSYLTLSYTMALGAQYLGDDQLMSTSLSEASIIGRPGIVFSSIHGAIFALKAIESHQHGHHAHRDDLLREAKTVAPAVGPFFGMGTDFLTAFFELEDQPEDFDRAMAELTMRHVKMGYHVGAIQVAVAALIAQWGSRTVTALGKAFDAAPLNSYARIVHAANLLEEGDAQAATDWAHTLPEYAEEWHLIGQLWSSAVRSAAHDGREHDAKSLVEGFPRPLDSQDTDSHDTARESLERLSKREREIGLLAGELSNPEIAERLSISRRTVENHISSALKKTVSSDRAELSLRLKSFSL; this is encoded by the coding sequence ATGTTTATTTTCGAGGAAGCATCAGAGAGGGCATTTGCGGCAATTCGCGCGGGTCAGCACGTGCGCGTTGTAGGCAGGCGCCTCAGCGGTCGCAGCTCTGTGCTGCGCGAGCTTGTCTCAGCGCTGGAGAGCTCGGGAATCCCCGTCATTGCAGCATCAGGCGGCACCATCGCAAACGGCCAAGTCGGCTACACCATCGACCAGGTCGCCGCGAGTCTCAACCTCGAGCTTGACGCTCGCAACGCCTTTGCCACGGTCGATTCCCTCTCGCAGGCGCTCAGCCCGGGAACCGTGATCGCCCTCGACAACGTGCACAATATGGACGCGCTCTCGTTGCAGGTGCTCTCAGCGGTTCGCGAGAGGATCGGCCTTCGTTTTGCGACAACCGAGCTCCCCGGGAAATCCCGAATCGCTGACCTACCGCCGGTATGGCCCGAAACGCTCATCTGGGTGCCCGATCTTGACCTCACGAGCAGCGCGCTTCTGGCGCACCACACCCTGGACGGGCCGGTTGACACGCGCCTGCTGTCGCTCGTCTACTCGAAGTCGGGCGGCAACACCGGCCTCATCGTTGCGCTGCTTGAAAGCGCAAGAGACACGGGCTTACTTGAGCTGCGCAACGAGGTGTGGGTGTCGCGCACCGGCCACCTCTGGAACGCGAACCTCACCTCACTTCTCGACGGGCTTCTGTATGACCTTTCCGAGGAAGAGCTCGGCCTCGTGACCTGGCTGGCGAAGGAGGGACCGGTTCCCGTGAGCGTCGTTCTGCAGGAGCACACCGAAAAGACCCTGCATCGCCTCTTCGAGCAGCGATTTGTTGCGAGGGTTGGCGACGAAGAGTCGGGGCTCATCCAGGTCTGGCCACTCATTCTGTCGGCGCGATTCCAGCAGGCAGACACCTTCTCCGTGCCCAGGCCTCTGAGCCACGGGGAGGTCTTCGCCGGATTAACTGCACACAGAACGCACGCCTTTTCTTTGCCACTTGAAGGAGGCGACCTTGCCTACATTGCGCGCGGTTTTGCCTCCCACGAAGAGACCACAATCCAACAGTCTTTTCTCACCTGGCAGGCCAATCCCACAACGGAAAACGCGCTGAACTATCTCAACGTAGCTCTCGGGTTTGACGAAGAACGTCTCAATATTTTGAGCGTGTTTGACGCGAGCCTGAAAGATAGCGCAATATCAGACCGCAATGACGCGGTGCTCTATTACCGCTACGTCCAATGGCTACTGCTTGTTGAACACGACCGAGACCAGGCACGCGCGCTCGTAGAAGCTCTCTTTGTGAGGTCGCCGCAGTGGGGCCCCGTAATCTCTGACATTTTCAATTTCCTGCAGGCCCTGCACGGCGCTCCCGCTCGGGCGGCCTCGCCCAAACAGATCGGCGACAGTGACGACGTTCTGAGGCACGATGCCCGGCTCGGAACTGCCTTGATTCACGGAGACGTCAGTGCGATACGTGAGGGGCTGGAAGCGGTCAAGGGGCGTCTGAGCCTCAACTATGTTCGCAGCTATATTGAGCCGGCGCTGCTATTCCTTGACGGAAGCGTGAGAACAAGCATCGACACCGCCATCGCCCACCGCAAGGAGGCACTCGCACGATTCGATCGTGTCAGCTACCTCACGCTCTCGTACACGATGGCGCTTGGTGCGCAGTACCTCGGCGACGATCAGCTCATGTCGACCTCGCTCTCTGAGGCGAGCATCATCGGGCGACCGGGGATCGTGTTCAGCTCCATCCACGGCGCGATCTTTGCCCTCAAAGCAATCGAATCGCATCAACACGGGCACCATGCCCACCGCGATGATCTGCTCCGTGAGGCGAAGACGGTCGCACCGGCAGTTGGCCCGTTCTTTGGCATGGGCACCGACTTTCTCACCGCATTCTTCGAGCTTGAGGATCAACCCGAAGACTTCGACAGGGCCATGGCCGAACTCACTATGAGACACGTGAAAATGGGCTATCACGTGGGAGCCATCCAGGTAGCGGTTGCGGCGCTCATCGCGCAGTGGGGATCCCGCACCGTCACTGCACTCGGCAAAGCATTTGACGCGGCTCCGCTGAACTCCTACGCGAGGATCGTGCACGCCGCCAACCTTCTTGAGGAGGGTGACGCCCAGGCTGCCACTGACTGGGCTCACACCCTTCCCGAGTACGCGGAGGAGTGGCACCTGATTGGGCAGCTGTGGAGTTCTGCCGTTCGAAGCGCCGCGCACGATGGCCGCGAGCACGACGCGAAGAGCCTCGTAGAAGGATTTCCCCGCCCCCTCGACTCACAAGACACAGACTCCCACGACACGGCTCGCGAAAGCCTCGAGCGGCTGAGCAAACGAGAGCGTGAAATCGGTCTTCTCGCTGGTGAGCTCTCGAATCCCGAGATTGCAGAACGGCTGAGCATTAGCCGCCGTACCGTCGAAAATCACATCTCTAGCGCGCTGAAGAAGACCGTAAGCAGTGACCGGGCAGAGCTCTCACTGCGCCTCAAATCGTTCAGTCTGTGA
- a CDS encoding GNAT family N-acetyltransferase, producing MTDFVLPSNVRQPVAADLPEIARVLTEAFFDDPVWGPTFPDPEQRRAQATEYWTFMADQGLRWNESLVAVGADGAIRALAIWFPPGEDEVAADSHDAYDELVKRILPPEPAQALFDAGDVFGEARPKKPHAYLSLLAVAPEARGNGEGMGLLRLSTARYDAAGLDTYLESSNPGNDARYEREGYLPQGQIKLAGGQLVQTYWRDAQ from the coding sequence ATGACCGACTTCGTTCTGCCCTCGAATGTTCGCCAGCCCGTCGCCGCTGACCTGCCGGAGATTGCGCGCGTGCTGACGGAGGCGTTCTTCGACGATCCGGTGTGGGGACCGACGTTCCCGGATCCCGAGCAGCGTCGCGCGCAGGCAACCGAGTACTGGACCTTCATGGCCGACCAGGGACTGCGCTGGAATGAGTCGCTGGTCGCGGTGGGTGCTGACGGTGCGATCCGGGCGCTCGCGATCTGGTTTCCGCCGGGAGAGGACGAGGTCGCCGCGGACTCGCACGATGCCTACGACGAACTGGTGAAGCGGATCCTGCCGCCGGAGCCTGCGCAGGCACTGTTTGACGCGGGGGACGTGTTCGGCGAGGCTCGGCCGAAGAAACCCCACGCCTATCTCTCACTGCTGGCAGTTGCTCCCGAGGCCCGCGGCAACGGTGAGGGTATGGGCTTGCTGCGCCTCTCAACCGCGCGCTACGACGCTGCCGGTCTCGACACCTACCTTGAATCGTCCAACCCCGGTAACGATGCGCGCTACGAACGTGAGGGTTACCTGCCACAGGGCCAGATCAAACTGGCTGGCGGACAGCTTGTGCAGACCTACTGGCGCGACGCGCAGTAG
- a CDS encoding cytochrome c biogenesis protein DipZ — MDTILIGLLGGLITGISPCILPVLPVIFLTAGAQSAGAGSKPEVIEAPRSRPYFVIAGLVTSFTVVTLLGSLLLGLLSLPQDAIRWAGVAVLLIIGVGMLFPRFEQLLEKPFQWLPRRKVNEKGNGFGMGLALGTVFVPCAGPVLAAIIVAGATGAIGVGTVLLTVSFAIGVAIPLLIFALAGRGLVERIKFFRSKERGIRIAAAIAMIALAVGLAFNVPQAIQRLLPDYTAGLQKDLASSDAGERALNLGGLVTDENRDLDKCTNGAEKLESCGTAPSIRGIDSWLNTPNGDPVDLKDLKGKVVLVDFWAYSCINCQRSIPHVVAWDKAYRDAGLQVIGVHSPEYAFEKERSNVEAGAKDFGIKYPVALDNNLSTWTNYRNRYWPAHYLIDATGTVRHISFGEGNYAATEKLIRELLKDANPDAQLPAATEVADRTPEQGATTRETFLGSSKDVNFAGPEKYSAGEHTYHLPKDQKSDTFALSGDWQVDTQFATPVDREGTIQLAYRASEVRIVVSGEGTLAVSRDGKPMPDVKVSGTPRSYKVLKGDAATKGMLQVKVPPGVQVYSFTFG, encoded by the coding sequence ATGGACACCATTCTGATCGGCCTGCTGGGTGGGCTCATTACCGGCATCTCGCCTTGCATACTGCCGGTGTTGCCGGTCATCTTTCTCACCGCGGGTGCGCAGTCGGCGGGGGCTGGCAGCAAACCCGAGGTGATTGAGGCGCCGCGCAGCAGGCCGTACTTTGTGATCGCGGGGCTCGTCACGAGCTTCACCGTTGTGACGCTGCTGGGATCCCTGTTGCTCGGGCTACTCTCACTGCCGCAAGACGCGATCCGCTGGGCGGGCGTCGCGGTCCTCCTCATCATCGGTGTTGGCATGCTGTTTCCCCGTTTTGAGCAGCTGCTCGAAAAGCCCTTCCAGTGGTTGCCCCGACGCAAGGTGAACGAAAAGGGCAACGGATTTGGCATGGGTCTCGCCCTCGGCACGGTGTTTGTGCCGTGTGCCGGTCCCGTGCTTGCCGCGATCATCGTCGCCGGCGCGACTGGGGCAATCGGCGTCGGCACTGTGCTGTTGACGGTCTCGTTTGCAATCGGGGTCGCGATCCCGCTGCTCATCTTTGCCCTCGCGGGTCGAGGACTCGTTGAGCGCATCAAGTTTTTCCGCAGCAAGGAGCGTGGGATCCGGATCGCTGCCGCCATTGCCATGATCGCGCTGGCCGTGGGGCTCGCATTCAATGTGCCCCAGGCAATACAGCGCCTCCTGCCCGACTACACCGCGGGGTTGCAGAAGGATCTCGCGTCGAGTGACGCGGGGGAGCGCGCGCTGAACCTCGGGGGACTCGTCACCGACGAAAACCGCGATCTCGACAAGTGCACCAACGGAGCCGAAAAGCTCGAATCGTGCGGCACGGCACCGAGCATTAGGGGCATCGACTCGTGGCTCAACACACCAAACGGCGATCCAGTCGATCTGAAGGACCTCAAGGGCAAGGTGGTGCTCGTCGACTTCTGGGCCTACTCCTGCATCAACTGCCAGCGCTCGATTCCCCACGTGGTCGCCTGGGACAAGGCGTACCGCGACGCGGGCCTGCAGGTGATCGGCGTGCACTCACCCGAGTACGCGTTCGAAAAAGAGCGGTCAAACGTAGAAGCCGGGGCCAAGGATTTCGGCATCAAGTACCCGGTTGCTCTCGATAACAATCTCTCCACCTGGACCAACTACCGCAACCGCTACTGGCCCGCGCACTACCTGATCGATGCGACGGGCACCGTGCGACACATCTCGTTTGGTGAGGGCAACTACGCCGCGACCGAGAAGTTGATTCGAGAACTGCTGAAAGACGCGAACCCCGACGCACAGCTGCCAGCAGCGACCGAGGTCGCAGACCGCACCCCCGAGCAGGGCGCGACAACACGAGAGACGTTCCTCGGATCCTCGAAAGACGTCAACTTCGCCGGGCCAGAAAAGTACAGCGCTGGCGAGCACACGTACCATCTGCCCAAAGACCAGAAGAGTGACACCTTCGCCCTGAGCGGCGATTGGCAGGTTGATACCCAGTTTGCGACGCCGGTCGACAGGGAGGGCACGATCCAGCTGGCCTATCGCGCCAGCGAGGTGCGGATCGTTGTTTCGGGCGAGGGAACCCTCGCCGTGAGCCGCGACGGCAAACCAATGCCCGACGTAAAGGTCAGCGGTACCCCGCGCTCCTACAAGGTACTCAAGGGCGACGCCGCCACCAAGGGCATGCTGCAGGTGAAGGTGCCGCCGGGGGTGCAGGTCTACTCGTTTACCTTCGGGTAA
- a CDS encoding fasciclin domain-containing protein encodes MFTTRKTLTTAFALTLVGAFALTGCSMEDTSASNKQEQTTTPETTTPDSSDSMSTADPAANLVGPGCAAYAKAVPDGAGSIMGMSQDPVAVAASNNPMLKTLVSAVSGKLNPDVNLVDTLNGGEFTVFAPVDDAFAKIDPATIDSLKTDSDTLTSILTYHVVPGQIEPADIVGTHKTVEGDTLTVTGSGDSLKVNDAGVICGGVQTANATVYLVDTVLMPPAKK; translated from the coding sequence ATGTTTACTACCCGGAAGACCCTCACCACAGCTTTCGCTCTGACACTCGTCGGTGCGTTCGCGCTCACGGGCTGTTCAATGGAGGACACGTCAGCATCGAACAAGCAGGAGCAGACCACCACACCCGAGACCACCACACCAGACAGCAGTGACAGCATGTCGACCGCTGATCCGGCTGCGAATCTTGTCGGGCCGGGCTGCGCCGCCTACGCCAAGGCAGTGCCAGACGGTGCGGGATCCATCATGGGCATGTCGCAGGATCCAGTGGCGGTAGCGGCCTCCAACAATCCGATGCTGAAGACCCTGGTCTCCGCGGTGAGCGGCAAGCTAAACCCCGACGTCAATCTCGTTGACACCCTCAACGGTGGCGAGTTCACGGTGTTTGCACCGGTTGACGACGCGTTCGCGAAGATCGATCCGGCAACCATCGACTCGCTGAAGACCGACAGCGATACGCTGACCTCGATCCTGACCTACCACGTGGTTCCCGGACAGATCGAACCTGCCGACATCGTGGGTACCCACAAGACGGTGGAGGGTGACACCCTCACGGTCACCGGCTCGGGCGACTCACTCAAGGTGAATGACGCGGGTGTCATCTGCGGAGGCGTGCAGACGGCCAACGCAACGGTCTACCTCGTTGACACGGTGCTGATGCCGCCGGCAAAGAAGTAG
- a CDS encoding MMPL family transporter encodes MAELLFRVGRWSANHGWRVIGAWVVILALAVGGFIAGFGSLANSFDIPGTASSKVIDELQEKLPDFSGASGLVVIHTDNGKPFSAEQKAEYAKIISEATGDLPDVTSVVDPFASEKQRADQQAKIENGRAQIEQGRTQIEQGQAQLDAAKQMLPADQLAAQQQKLDDSLAELEAQSTQLENGAELLKLASDVKLVSEDGSVAVINVAFNEPRLELSEDAKQSVIDYFDKHGVDGISVDYSTDIAQSVPALFGPAEAIGLVIAAVVLLVMLGSVIAAALPLVTAITGVAIGVLASLAFSGILQMASITPVLGVMLGLAVGIDYSLFIVNRHRRQLAQGMAVKDSIALANGTAGNAVLFAGATVIVALVALNVTGVSFLGVMGTVGAVCIAIAVVIAVTLTPALLGLIGMRVLGRRSRTRLEAKATGGAKAKPMNTVRAILTIVATAVVLLLVAAPVLSMRLGLPDGGSEPKDSTTNNAYEISADAFGEGTNATLLATVKLPAGLSEQDTTATQLEVAKAIDGLDDVKAVVPIAVSDDGTLAAFQVKPAEGPNAESTEKLVHALRDPDVLEGTSLKGAELGVAGQAAINIDISQKLADVLPLYLSVVIGLSLLIMILVFRSLLVPLVATVGFVLSLFATYGALVAVFQWGWLGELFGITTPGPILSFLPVILVGILFGLAMDYQLFLASGMREAYVHGSSARLAVAQGFKAGRSVVIAAALIMVSVFGGFVFTESMMIRSVGFGLAVGVLLDAFIVRLLLMPALMHLLGKSAWWLPKWLDRLLPNVDVEGASLERTHGLHE; translated from the coding sequence GTGGCCGAGCTGTTATTTCGTGTGGGTCGATGGTCGGCAAATCACGGCTGGAGAGTGATCGGCGCGTGGGTGGTTATTCTCGCGCTCGCCGTAGGTGGGTTTATTGCCGGGTTCGGATCCCTTGCGAACAGCTTCGATATTCCGGGCACCGCCTCCTCCAAGGTGATCGACGAGCTGCAGGAGAAACTGCCTGACTTCAGCGGCGCCTCAGGGCTCGTCGTGATCCACACCGACAACGGCAAGCCGTTCTCCGCCGAGCAAAAGGCCGAGTACGCCAAGATCATCTCGGAGGCGACGGGCGACCTTCCCGACGTCACCTCCGTGGTTGATCCCTTCGCGAGCGAAAAGCAGCGGGCGGATCAGCAGGCCAAGATTGAAAATGGCCGTGCTCAGATCGAGCAGGGCCGCACTCAAATCGAGCAGGGCCAGGCTCAGCTCGACGCGGCAAAACAGATGCTGCCTGCGGATCAGCTCGCGGCCCAGCAGCAGAAGCTCGACGACAGCCTCGCAGAGCTTGAAGCGCAGAGCACCCAACTCGAAAACGGCGCAGAGCTGCTGAAGCTCGCGAGTGACGTAAAGCTCGTCTCGGAGGACGGCTCGGTCGCGGTCATCAACGTCGCCTTCAATGAGCCCCGGCTTGAGCTCTCGGAAGACGCGAAGCAGTCGGTCATCGATTACTTCGACAAGCACGGCGTCGACGGAATCAGCGTTGACTACTCCACGGACATCGCGCAGAGTGTGCCCGCGCTGTTTGGCCCGGCCGAGGCAATCGGTCTTGTCATCGCCGCCGTTGTGCTGCTGGTCATGCTGGGCTCGGTTATTGCGGCCGCGCTGCCGCTCGTCACCGCGATTACCGGTGTGGCGATTGGTGTGCTCGCCTCGCTCGCGTTCTCGGGAATACTGCAGATGGCCTCGATCACGCCGGTCTTGGGTGTGATGCTCGGCCTCGCCGTCGGTATCGACTACTCGTTGTTCATCGTGAACCGCCACCGCAGGCAGCTCGCGCAGGGCATGGCGGTCAAAGACTCCATCGCGCTCGCAAACGGCACCGCCGGCAACGCCGTGTTGTTCGCCGGGGCCACGGTGATCGTGGCGCTTGTCGCGCTCAACGTCACAGGGGTGTCGTTCCTCGGAGTAATGGGAACCGTGGGCGCCGTGTGTATCGCGATCGCGGTTGTGATTGCCGTCACGCTGACCCCCGCCCTGCTGGGACTGATTGGCATGCGTGTGCTGGGTCGGCGATCCCGCACCCGCTTGGAGGCCAAGGCCACCGGCGGCGCCAAAGCGAAGCCGATGAACACCGTGCGCGCGATCCTCACCATCGTTGCCACCGCGGTCGTACTGCTGCTCGTTGCGGCACCGGTGTTGTCGATGCGACTGGGGCTGCCGGATGGCGGTTCTGAGCCCAAGGACTCCACCACCAATAACGCCTACGAAATCAGCGCGGACGCCTTCGGTGAGGGCACCAACGCAACGCTGCTCGCAACGGTGAAGCTGCCCGCTGGCCTCAGCGAGCAAGACACGACGGCGACACAGCTCGAGGTGGCAAAGGCCATCGACGGCCTGGACGACGTGAAGGCGGTCGTGCCGATCGCGGTGTCAGACGACGGCACCCTTGCCGCGTTCCAGGTGAAGCCCGCCGAGGGCCCGAATGCCGAGTCGACGGAGAAGCTCGTTCACGCGCTTCGCGATCCCGACGTGCTCGAAGGCACGAGCCTCAAGGGCGCCGAGTTGGGTGTGGCTGGTCAGGCCGCGATCAACATCGACATCTCGCAGAAGCTCGCTGATGTGTTGCCGCTCTACCTGTCCGTTGTTATCGGGCTGTCGCTGCTGATCATGATCCTCGTGTTCCGCTCGCTTCTCGTGCCGCTTGTCGCGACGGTCGGGTTTGTGCTGTCGCTCTTTGCGACCTATGGAGCGCTCGTTGCGGTGTTCCAGTGGGGCTGGCTGGGCGAGCTGTTCGGGATCACCACGCCTGGCCCAATCCTCAGCTTCTTGCCGGTGATTCTGGTCGGGATCCTCTTCGGACTCGCCATGGATTACCAGCTGTTCCTGGCGAGCGGCATGCGCGAGGCATACGTGCACGGGTCTTCCGCGCGACTTGCCGTTGCGCAGGGCTTCAAGGCGGGTCGCTCCGTGGTTATTGCGGCCGCGCTGATTATGGTCTCGGTGTTCGGCGGCTTCGTGTTTACGGAGTCGATGATGATCCGCTCGGTCGGCTTTGGCCTCGCGGTTGGTGTGCTGCTCGATGCATTCATCGTGCGCTTGCTGCTGATGCCCGCGCTCATGCACCTGCTGGGCAAGTCGGCCTGGTGGCTGCCGAAGTGGCTCGACCGCCTGCTGCCGAACGTCGACGTTGAGGGCGCTTCGCTCGAGCGCACGCACGGGCTGCACGAGTAA
- the sigK gene encoding ECF RNA polymerase sigma factor SigK, whose translation MLMEMVIDGVEIPEDGSGSDPADTALARSASGDRNAFAELYDMMSARVFGLILRVLVDRSQSEEVLQEVFLEVWQSAASFDQDRGRARSWILTIAHRRAVDRVRSASSRARREERVGLQDLHSPVASVEDHVQVLVDGSRATQALDTLPESQRQTIVLAYFGGYSQREISALLGAPLGTVKTRMRDGLSRLRTEMEVAR comes from the coding sequence ATGCTTATGGAGATGGTTATTGACGGAGTGGAGATACCGGAGGACGGCAGCGGGAGCGATCCCGCCGACACCGCCCTTGCCCGGTCCGCCTCTGGCGACCGCAACGCGTTCGCGGAGCTCTACGACATGATGTCAGCGAGAGTGTTCGGCCTGATCCTCAGAGTGCTGGTGGATCGCTCGCAGAGCGAAGAGGTGCTGCAAGAGGTCTTCCTCGAGGTGTGGCAGTCCGCGGCATCGTTCGATCAGGATCGCGGACGTGCCAGGTCGTGGATCCTCACGATTGCCCACCGCCGCGCAGTTGACCGAGTGCGCTCGGCCTCCTCTCGCGCTCGCCGCGAAGAACGGGTGGGGCTGCAGGATCTGCACTCTCCGGTGGCATCGGTCGAGGATCACGTGCAGGTGCTTGTCGATGGTTCCAGGGCCACCCAAGCCCTCGACACTTTGCCCGAATCACAGCGACAGACCATCGTGCTCGCCTACTTTGGTGGGTACAGCCAGCGGGAGATCTCAGCACTGCTCGGTGCCCCACTCGGAACCGTCAAGACCCGCATGCGCGACGGACTGTCGCGACTCAGAACAGAAATGGAGGTGGCGCGATGA
- a CDS encoding anti-sigma factor, whose product MNPQEFRDLSSGHALRALSPEEEQAFKAALAAHPEWQQIVDEDLAVAAELGRSMPEVPPRPELREQILGAIDAAPQLPAQSTAEQTAGAADPEPAAPAKDDGTRSRRTWRIGAFALAASVVLFTLVLFGPSMLESFAPKAPAVAALQEIEAAPDAGSETAKVGDATATLHWSDSQGRAVLVAKDMAPAEKGEDYELWIVRGEQAISLGLMRPTDGEDAMFVTDSFTPGDVVAVTVEPAGGSPTGKPTSQPILAITTA is encoded by the coding sequence ATGAATCCCCAAGAATTCCGCGACCTCTCGTCGGGGCATGCGCTGCGCGCGCTTTCCCCGGAAGAAGAGCAAGCCTTCAAGGCGGCGCTCGCCGCGCACCCCGAGTGGCAGCAGATTGTTGACGAGGATCTCGCGGTAGCGGCCGAGCTCGGACGGAGCATGCCTGAGGTGCCGCCTCGCCCCGAGTTGCGCGAACAGATTCTCGGAGCGATTGATGCGGCCCCACAGCTGCCCGCGCAGTCAACCGCTGAGCAGACAGCTGGCGCGGCCGATCCTGAGCCTGCTGCTCCTGCCAAGGACGACGGCACCCGCTCGCGTCGCACGTGGCGGATCGGTGCGTTTGCGCTCGCCGCCTCGGTGGTGCTGTTCACCCTGGTGCTGTTTGGCCCGAGCATGCTGGAGTCGTTCGCGCCGAAGGCCCCCGCGGTTGCCGCGCTGCAGGAGATCGAGGCCGCGCCCGACGCCGGTTCGGAGACCGCAAAGGTGGGGGACGCCACGGCGACCCTGCACTGGTCTGACTCGCAGGGCCGCGCCGTGCTGGTGGCCAAAGACATGGCTCCGGCCGAGAAGGGCGAGGACTACGAGCTGTGGATCGTACGAGGTGAGCAGGCGATCTCGCTCGGCCTCATGCGACCCACCGACGGCGAGGACGCGATGTTTGTCACCGACTCGTTCACTCCCGGTGACGTGGTTGCCGTGACCGTCGAACCCGCGGGGGGCTCACCCACGGGCAAGCCCACCTCGCAGCCGATCCTGGCGATCACCACGGCGTAG